The proteins below come from a single Vicinamibacteria bacterium genomic window:
- a CDS encoding efflux RND transporter permease subunit yields MSLTRAAIEKNRVTAVALAVVFAAGILAFLSLPRAEDPGFIVRAAQVITYFPGASPERVELLVTDKLEKAIQEMPEVDFIESESKTGVSILIVSVLESYTNMRPIWDKLRRKVEDAMPELPTGIRGPFVNDEFGDVFGTIVTVTGEGYSYAELEDVAEDVRDELLLIPEVAKVEIYGAQEERIFVEYNNARLAELGVSPYQLQQLLESQNIIFPGGDVRTAREQIVLEPSGNIESVEALRATVIRLPGRDDLMYLGDLAEVSRGYIDPPRTKLHARGTPGLALAVSLREGGNIIELGEKVQALVFDLESRFPIGVAFDFVALQSYHVERKIDDFVSNLLQAVGIVLLVMLVSLGLRTGLVVASLVPMAMIASLLVMSFLGIGLDQMSLAALIIALGMLVDNAIVMSESILVQMKEGKEALAAALDSARELQIPLLTSSLTTAAAFLPIYLAESSTGEYTAPLFEVVTITLLSSWLLSLTMTPLFCVLFLRVKPTGEESFDSRAYRTFRKTILWALRHRALALGGAMAAFVLSLVLLGRVPNIFFPPNDKAIFTAELRLPVGSPLGLTESVVTELESYMENELSVDAGREGGITNWASFIGEGAPRFFLSYTPTPPTPEFAILLVNAASRERLASEIIPLMERFCFESFPDLRASIALLPLGPSSEAPVEARLLGGEEDKVFELVDRVRKQLEGMQGVRNVRDDWGLRTKKIVVNIDQPRAQRAGLSSQDVALSLQTVLSGYETTEYREGDKVIPVTLRSVAAERTDIGKLESHDIFSQATGRSVPLKQVADLEVVWQPAVIYRRDRLKTVTVQADVTPGTSPVEVSLELDRFLREESANWPLGYRYELGGDYENSVKANESIVAKLPIAMFIIVFVLVAQFNSIRKPLIILATIPLSLIGVAVGLNLLRSYMGFMTFLGIISLAGVVINNAIVLIDRIQIEIAGGRDPAAAIVEAAQRRLRPILLTTGTTIGGLVPLYLGGGPMWEPMAIAIMFGLAFATVLTLGVVPILYGVFYRVSNRSYTAANHAG; encoded by the coding sequence ATGAGCTTGACCCGAGCTGCGATCGAGAAGAATCGCGTCACCGCCGTGGCGCTCGCGGTGGTCTTCGCCGCGGGCATCCTGGCTTTCCTGAGCCTTCCTCGCGCCGAGGACCCCGGCTTCATCGTGCGCGCGGCGCAGGTCATCACCTATTTCCCCGGAGCCAGCCCCGAGCGGGTGGAGCTTCTCGTAACCGACAAGCTGGAAAAGGCGATTCAGGAGATGCCCGAAGTCGACTTCATCGAGTCGGAGTCGAAGACCGGAGTCTCGATCCTCATCGTCAGCGTGCTCGAAAGCTACACGAACATGCGGCCCATCTGGGACAAGCTCCGCCGCAAGGTCGAGGATGCGATGCCCGAGCTGCCGACGGGAATCCGCGGCCCCTTCGTGAACGACGAGTTCGGCGACGTCTTCGGAACCATCGTTACCGTGACGGGAGAGGGTTACAGCTACGCCGAGCTCGAGGACGTCGCCGAGGACGTGCGTGACGAGCTGCTATTGATTCCCGAGGTCGCCAAGGTTGAGATCTACGGCGCTCAGGAGGAGCGGATCTTCGTCGAGTACAACAACGCCCGCCTCGCCGAGCTCGGCGTTTCCCCGTACCAGCTCCAGCAGCTCCTCGAGAGTCAGAACATCATCTTCCCCGGAGGGGACGTCCGCACCGCGCGGGAGCAGATCGTGCTCGAGCCGTCGGGCAATATCGAATCCGTGGAGGCGCTGCGGGCGACCGTTATCCGTCTTCCCGGACGGGACGATCTGATGTATCTGGGCGATCTTGCCGAGGTCAGCCGCGGCTACATCGACCCTCCGCGTACCAAGCTGCACGCGAGGGGAACGCCCGGGCTCGCCCTCGCCGTGAGCCTACGGGAAGGCGGAAACATCATCGAGCTCGGTGAGAAAGTCCAGGCGCTCGTCTTCGATCTCGAGAGCCGGTTTCCCATCGGAGTCGCCTTCGACTTCGTCGCGCTCCAGTCGTATCACGTCGAGCGCAAGATCGACGACTTCGTGAGCAACCTGCTCCAGGCGGTCGGAATCGTGCTGCTGGTGATGCTCGTGAGCCTCGGCCTGCGCACCGGTCTCGTCGTCGCTTCGCTCGTGCCCATGGCGATGATCGCGTCGCTTCTCGTGATGTCGTTTCTCGGCATCGGGCTCGACCAGATGTCGCTTGCCGCGCTCATCATCGCCCTCGGCATGCTCGTCGACAATGCCATCGTAATGTCCGAGTCGATCCTGGTGCAGATGAAGGAGGGCAAGGAGGCACTGGCGGCGGCGCTCGATTCCGCCAGGGAGCTCCAGATCCCGCTTCTGACGTCTTCTCTGACCACCGCGGCGGCTTTTCTTCCCATCTATCTCGCGGAGTCGTCGACAGGCGAGTACACGGCACCGCTCTTCGAAGTGGTCACGATCACGCTGTTGAGCTCATGGCTCCTTTCCCTCACGATGACTCCTCTGTTCTGCGTGCTCTTCCTTCGGGTGAAGCCAACCGGGGAAGAGAGCTTCGACTCACGTGCCTACCGAACGTTCCGGAAAACGATCCTCTGGGCGCTGAGGCACCGCGCTCTCGCCCTTGGCGGCGCGATGGCGGCGTTCGTTCTCTCCCTGGTGCTTCTCGGTCGTGTTCCGAACATTTTCTTTCCGCCCAACGACAAGGCGATCTTCACCGCCGAGCTGCGGCTTCCGGTGGGTAGCCCCCTCGGCCTCACCGAGAGCGTCGTGACCGAGCTCGAGAGCTACATGGAGAACGAGCTCTCGGTCGATGCGGGCCGAGAAGGAGGCATCACCAACTGGGCGAGTTTCATCGGCGAGGGCGCTCCGCGCTTCTTTCTTTCGTACACGCCGACCCCGCCGACCCCGGAGTTCGCGATTCTCCTGGTGAATGCGGCCTCGCGCGAGCGATTGGCGAGCGAGATCATCCCTCTCATGGAGCGGTTCTGCTTCGAGAGCTTTCCCGACCTCCGCGCGAGCATTGCCCTCCTTCCCCTCGGGCCCTCGTCGGAGGCGCCCGTCGAGGCGAGGTTGCTGGGCGGGGAGGAAGACAAGGTCTTCGAGCTCGTCGACCGGGTGCGGAAGCAGCTCGAAGGCATGCAGGGGGTGAGAAACGTTCGCGACGACTGGGGGCTTCGTACGAAGAAGATCGTGGTCAATATCGACCAGCCCCGGGCGCAGCGCGCCGGCCTCTCGAGCCAGGACGTTGCCCTCTCGCTGCAAACGGTTCTGAGCGGCTACGAGACGACGGAGTATCGCGAGGGGGACAAAGTCATTCCGGTGACGCTCCGCTCCGTCGCCGCGGAACGGACGGACATCGGTAAGCTCGAAAGCCACGATATCTTCTCACAGGCGACGGGACGTTCGGTGCCGCTGAAGCAGGTCGCCGACCTCGAGGTCGTCTGGCAACCGGCGGTGATCTACCGACGGGACCGTCTCAAGACCGTCACGGTGCAGGCGGACGTCACCCCGGGCACGAGCCCGGTCGAAGTGAGCCTCGAGCTCGATCGATTCTTGCGCGAGGAAAGCGCCAACTGGCCTCTCGGCTACCGCTACGAGCTCGGCGGGGACTACGAGAACTCGGTGAAAGCGAACGAGTCCATCGTGGCGAAGCTGCCGATAGCGATGTTCATCATCGTTTTTGTGCTCGTGGCGCAGTTCAATTCCATTCGCAAGCCACTGATCATCCTGGCGACGATTCCACTCAGCCTCATTGGCGTCGCCGTCGGCTTGAACCTTCTTCGTTCGTACATGGGATTCATGACGTTTCTCGGGATCATCTCCCTGGCCGGAGTCGTCATCAATAACGCCATCGTCCTCATCGACCGCATCCAGATCGAGATCGCGGGCGGACGCGACCCTGCGGCCGCGATCGTGGAAGCGGCCCAGCGTCGCTTGCGGCCGATCCTTCTCACCACGGGAACGACGATTGGCGGGCTCGTTCCTCTCTACCTCGGCGGCGGACCCATGTGGGAGCCCATGGCCATCGCGATCATGTTCGGTCTCGCCTTCGCGACGGTTCTCACGCTCGGAGTCGTCCCGATCCTCTACGGAGTCTTCTATCGCGTGAGCAATCGTTCTTATACGGCTGCAAATCATGCAGGGTGA
- a CDS encoding efflux RND transporter periplasmic adaptor subunit — MRNDWLVFLTIAAAVACGREDASPEHPLRPVRTMEVFSTGGMRARSFSGVAQAAVESTLSFRVRGNIERLLVRTGDSVQPGQIIAELDPTDYQLQLQEAEAALSQAEAQARQAEADYDRVRGLYENRNASRSDLDAARARSESANAQIDAAIQRVEQARSQLSYTRLRAPVSGSIAAVPVEVNENADAGKPIAVLTSGERPKVDVPVPESLIGEVRQGDAVEVAFDALPGRRFPAEVVEVGVMSTTLATAFPVRVQLTNAEPDVRAGMAARVSFTFGSQDSRKLFVLPPHAVVEDRAGRFVFVVEAQGDGKGVVRRRAVSVGELTGEGLEVLEGLENGDRVVTAGVSQIEDGLTVRFEG, encoded by the coding sequence ATGCGCAATGACTGGCTCGTGTTCCTCACCATTGCGGCCGCGGTCGCCTGCGGCCGCGAGGATGCGTCGCCCGAGCACCCTCTTCGGCCGGTGCGCACCATGGAGGTGTTCTCGACCGGCGGGATGCGGGCTCGCTCGTTCTCGGGGGTCGCTCAGGCCGCGGTCGAGTCCACGCTGAGCTTCCGCGTGCGCGGAAACATCGAGCGGCTGCTCGTGCGAACCGGAGACTCGGTGCAGCCTGGCCAGATCATCGCCGAGCTCGATCCCACCGACTACCAGCTTCAGCTTCAGGAGGCGGAGGCGGCGCTCTCGCAGGCGGAGGCTCAGGCCCGTCAGGCCGAGGCGGACTACGATCGCGTGCGCGGACTCTACGAGAACCGAAACGCGTCCCGCAGCGATCTCGATGCGGCGCGTGCCCGCTCGGAGTCCGCCAATGCTCAGATCGATGCCGCGATACAGCGCGTCGAGCAAGCTCGCTCCCAGCTCTCCTACACGAGGCTTCGGGCGCCCGTCTCCGGTTCGATCGCCGCAGTACCCGTCGAGGTGAACGAGAACGCAGACGCGGGAAAGCCCATCGCGGTTTTGACGTCGGGAGAGCGACCCAAGGTCGATGTCCCTGTCCCCGAGAGCCTCATCGGCGAGGTGCGGCAGGGGGACGCGGTCGAGGTCGCTTTCGATGCTCTTCCGGGACGGCGGTTTCCCGCGGAGGTCGTGGAGGTGGGGGTCATGTCGACGACGCTCGCGACCGCATTCCCCGTCCGCGTGCAGCTCACCAATGCCGAGCCCGACGTGCGCGCCGGTATGGCGGCGCGCGTCAGTTTTACTTTTGGATCGCAGGACTCTCGGAAGCTCTTCGTCCTTCCGCCTCATGCCGTCGTCGAGGATCGCGCGGGACGTTTCGTCTTCGTGGTGGAAGCCCAGGGCGATGGCAAGGGCGTGGTGCGCCGGCGCGCGGTGAGCGTCGGCGAGCTCACCGGGGAGGGTCTCGAAGTCCTCGAAGGACTCGAGAACGGAGACCGGGTCGTCACCGCCGGTGTGAGTCAGATCGAAGATGGGCTCACCGTGCGATTCGAGGGTTGA
- a CDS encoding SpoIIE family protein phosphatase: MIFQKGRLASQMLRWFLLIGLIPLFLATSLTYRNSVKSLEEEAYYELSSVANRQIKQIENYVLERQRDVTTLAQTPLTGEAIEELSRARERYGTESIEYGEIARSYRGFFSYYTESADYQDLFLISSEGDVLLTAAGGSELGESLENGELASSSLAYVFERASTFLETDISPFDFYPPYGEPAAFIAAPAFKDGVVVGAVALVLNNEDVFRIINDYTGLGRTGETVVGVINDGEIALIAPTRHDPDAASRRIPLDDPSARPLHDALRGGKGSGISIDYRGREVLAIWRYFPLRWGMVVKIDTEEAFAPVARLRNLSILITVLTLAAVVLTAQSVSRSLSEPIRRLTQYTQRISRGDLDQRIDLQVENEIGILASSFNRMTAQLKDSIRDLQETTAAQERIESELRVASDIQMSTMPKIFPPFPHRRDFGIHATIKPAREVGGDFFNFDLIEDDRLFFVIGDVSGKGVHAALFMAVANTLIQTAARAGLSPDEVLTAANRQLSRDNESCMFVTVFCGVVDLGSGRLTFSNGGHNLPYLLSDGDGVAPIEEACGLVLGLNPDYEYSSHSLTLRPGDGVFLYTDGVTEAMDQEGQMFGEPRVESLLGRYRQADAQKMVEGALEDVKVFAAGAPQSDDITLLALQYRPR, from the coding sequence GTGATCTTCCAGAAGGGACGACTCGCGAGCCAGATGCTACGCTGGTTCCTTCTCATCGGACTCATTCCGTTGTTCCTCGCGACCTCTCTCACGTACCGCAACTCGGTGAAATCGCTCGAGGAGGAGGCTTACTACGAGCTGTCATCGGTCGCCAATCGGCAGATCAAGCAGATCGAGAACTACGTCCTCGAACGCCAGCGGGACGTGACCACGCTGGCACAGACGCCCCTCACCGGCGAGGCGATCGAAGAGCTCTCCCGGGCCCGGGAGCGATACGGCACCGAGTCCATAGAGTACGGTGAGATCGCCCGCTCTTATCGAGGATTCTTCTCTTATTACACGGAATCCGCGGATTATCAGGACCTCTTCCTGATCTCTAGCGAGGGTGACGTCCTGCTTACAGCGGCCGGAGGGTCGGAGCTCGGCGAGAGTCTCGAGAACGGCGAGCTCGCGAGCTCTTCCCTGGCGTACGTCTTCGAGCGAGCGAGCACGTTTCTCGAGACCGACATCTCCCCTTTCGATTTCTACCCGCCTTACGGCGAGCCCGCCGCCTTCATCGCCGCCCCGGCGTTCAAAGACGGCGTGGTCGTTGGAGCCGTCGCTCTGGTCTTGAACAACGAAGACGTCTTTCGAATCATCAACGACTACACCGGGCTCGGACGGACCGGCGAGACCGTGGTGGGGGTCATAAATGACGGTGAGATCGCCTTGATTGCGCCCACGAGGCATGACCCCGACGCTGCCTCGAGGAGGATCCCGCTGGACGATCCGAGCGCAAGACCGCTTCACGATGCCCTGAGAGGGGGCAAGGGCTCCGGGATCTCGATCGACTATCGTGGCCGAGAAGTCCTCGCGATATGGAGATACTTTCCTCTGCGATGGGGAATGGTCGTGAAGATCGACACCGAGGAGGCTTTCGCGCCGGTGGCGCGGCTCAGAAACCTCTCGATTCTGATCACCGTTCTCACGCTGGCGGCGGTGGTGCTCACCGCCCAGTCGGTTTCCCGCAGTCTTTCCGAGCCCATCCGGAGGCTCACGCAATATACGCAGAGAATCTCGAGAGGCGATCTCGATCAGAGAATCGATCTCCAGGTCGAGAACGAGATCGGAATCCTGGCGAGCTCCTTCAACCGAATGACCGCCCAGCTAAAAGATTCGATTCGGGATTTGCAAGAGACCACCGCGGCGCAGGAGCGCATCGAAAGCGAGCTTCGCGTCGCCAGCGACATTCAGATGAGCACGATGCCCAAGATTTTTCCTCCCTTTCCCCATCGGAGGGACTTCGGCATCCACGCGACGATCAAGCCCGCGAGGGAAGTCGGCGGAGATTTCTTCAACTTCGACCTGATCGAGGACGATCGGCTCTTCTTCGTCATCGGCGACGTCTCGGGCAAGGGGGTCCACGCTGCCCTGTTCATGGCGGTCGCGAATACCCTGATTCAGACCGCGGCTCGCGCGGGATTGAGCCCGGACGAGGTGCTGACAGCCGCCAACCGGCAGCTCAGCCGGGACAACGAAAGCTGCATGTTCGTCACCGTCTTTTGCGGTGTCGTCGATCTCGGAAGCGGACGGCTGACGTTCTCGAACGGGGGACACAATCTGCCGTATCTCCTTTCCGATGGGGACGGAGTCGCGCCGATCGAAGAGGCTTGCGGTCTGGTCCTCGGGCTGAACCCCGACTACGAGTACTCGAGCCACAGTCTGACTCTCCGGCCGGGCGATGGAGTCTTCCTCTATACCGATGGCGTGACCGAGGCGATGGATCAGGAGGGGCAGATGTTCGGCGAACCGCGGGTCGAAAGTCTTCTCGGTCGATACCGGCAGGCCGACGCGCAGAAGATGGTGGAGGGCGCTCTCGAAGACGTGAAGGTCTTCGCCGCGGGTGCTCCCCAATCGGACGACATCACCCTTCTTGCTCTCCAATATCGACCCCGCTGA